A region of Heliangelus exortis chromosome 4, bHelExo1.hap1, whole genome shotgun sequence DNA encodes the following proteins:
- the SOD3 gene encoding extracellular superoxide dismutase [Cu-Zn], with the protein MLLLSLVTGVALFASGVMTDTEPDPSQESFHDLQKKVNDLWQNLLYPVLPGNETDGMIYATCEMKPSSKIDADKPQVTGQVLFRQYHLYGRLEAIFYLDGFPLDNNQSGRAIHIHELGDLSNGCDSTGGHYNPFRVNHPRHPGDFGNFSPKEGKIRKYKTNLFATMFGPYSIMGRSVVIHEQEDDMGKGNNKASLENGNAGKRLACCVIGMCNKNLWEEKVTEVTDKKKRGLNKRMQNQA; encoded by the coding sequence ATGCTGCTTCTTTCCCTGGTCACTGGGGTTGCCCTGTTTGCCTCTGGTGTCATGACAGACACAGAACCTGATCCAAGCCAAGAGTCATTTCATGACTTACAGAAGAAAGTGAACGACCTCTGGCAGAATTTGCTCTACCCAGTACTGCCTGGTAATGAGACTGATGGGATGATTTATGCTACTTGTGAAATGAAGCCCAGCTCCAAAATAGATGCTGACAAGCCACAAGTGACTGGACAAGTCTTGTTCAGACAGTATCACTTGTATGGAAGATTAGAAGCCATTTTTTACTTGGATGGGTTTCCATTGGATAATAATCAATCTGGTAGAGCTATACACATCCACGAGCTTGGGGATCTCAGCAATGGCTGTGATTCTACAGGAGGACACTATAACCCTTTCAGAGTGAATCACCCCCGTCACCCAGGAGATTTTGGCAACTTTTCTCCTAAGGAAGgcaaaatcagaaaatacaaaacaaatctCTTTGCCACTATGTTTGGCCCGTATTCCATCATGGGGAGATCAGTTGTGATCCATGAGCAGGAGGACGACATGGGAAAGGGCAACAATAAGGCCAGTTTGGAAAATGGAAACGCTGGGAAACGTCTGGCTTGCTGTGTCATTGGGATGTGCAACAAGAACCTGTGGGAGGAGAAAGTAACTGAGGTTACAGACAAGAAGAAGAGAGGGCTCAACAAACGAATGCAGAACCAGGCTTAA